Genomic DNA from Enterococcus saccharolyticus subsp. saccharolyticus:
AAATTTGTTTTAATCAACAATGGTTCATTAGGAATGGTTCGCCAATGGCAAGAGCGATTCCATAATGAAAGACGTTCTTCTTCTGTCTTTGACGGACAGCCAGATTTTGTTAAATTAGCAGAGGCTTATGGAATTGATGCTGTGCGTATCATGAATCCTGCCACTGTCGATAGCGAGTTAGAAGCAGCCTTTGCAAAAGAGGGACCATTGTTAATTGAAGTAATTGTTTCAAATTCGGAACAAGTTATGCCAATGGTTCCAGCAGGGATTCCTAATGATCAGATGATAGGGGTGGAATAAGATGAGACGAATTATAACGGCAATCGTTTATAACAAATCCGGTGTATTGAGTCGAATTACAAGTGTGTTGAACCGTCGACAAGTAAATATTGAAAGTATTTCAGTTGGCGTGGTTGAAGCAGAAATTTCTCGAATGACAATTGTCATTAATGTGAATACTTTGTCAGAAGCAGAGCAAGTAACCAAACAATTGAACAAACAAATTGAAGTGGTGAAAGTATCTGATATTACAGATGATCCACATATCGAGAGAGAATTAGCTTTAATTCAAGTGAATGCACCAATGAGTATACGATCTGAGATTCAAGCAGTCATTGCACCATTTCGTGCCGATATCGTTGATGTGGCACAAAAAACTATTATTATTCAAGTGGTTGGTACCCACGATAAGATTGACGCATTTATTGATGTGTTACGTCCGTATGGTATCAAACAATTGGCAAGAACCGGTATTACCGGTATAAAAAGAGGTTAATCGCATTAAATATGCTTTTAATATATATATTATAAAAAAGAAGATTATAACTTTGGAGGGAATAGATTTATGGTAAAAGTTTATTATGAAGATGCAGTAGTAGAAAATGCACTAGAAGGAAAAACAATTGCGGTTGTGGGATACGGTTCTCAAGGTCATGCCCATGCTCAAAACTTAAGAGATAATGGCCACCAAGTTATCATCGGAATTCGTGAAGGTAAATCAGCAGAAGCAGCCCGTGAAGATGGCTTTGATGTTTTTGAAGTAAGTGAAGCAGCGAAACAAGCAGAAGTAATCATGATTTTAGCACCAGACGAAATTCAAGGTTCACTTTATGAGAAAGAAATTGCACCAAACTTGGAAGCAGGAAACTCTTTAGTATTTGCTCATGGATTTAACATTCACTTTGATGTTATCACTCCTCCAGCAGATGTTGATGTATTCTTAGTAGCACCAAAAGGACCAGGTCACTTGGTTCGTCGTACATTTGCAGATGGCTTTGCTGTACCAGCATTATTTGCGGTATATCAAGATGCAACAGGTAAAGCAAAAGAAACAGCATTATCTTATGCACAAGGGATCGGCGCAACTCGTGTAGGTGTATTAGAAACAACGTTTAAAGAAGAAACAGAAACTGACTTATTCGGTGAACAAGCAGTTCTATGTGGTGGTTTAACTAGTTTGATCGAAGCAGGTTTTGAAACATTAGTAGAAGCTGGTTACCAACCAGAATTGGCTTACTTTGAAGTATGTCATGAAATGAAATTAATCATCGACTTGATTTATGAAGGTGGATTCGCTAAAATGCGTGATTCTATCTCAAACACTGCAGAATACGGTGACTACGTTTCTGGTCCACGCGTTATCACAGAAGTTGCAAAAGCAAACATGAAAGAAGTTTTAACAGACATCCAAAATGGTACATTTGCAAATAACTTTGTAAAAGACAACGAAAATGGTTTCCCAGAATTCAAGAAAATGCGCGCAGAACGTGCTGGTCACCAAATCGAAGCTGTTGGTGCTGAATTAAGAAAAATGATGCCATTCGTAAAAACAATCGACTAAGACATAAGTAGGGGTGTGAATAATTTGGGGTTAGTAACAAGAAATGATGTAGACCAAGCGTATCAGCTACTCAAATCAGCTGTTGCTCATACACCATTACAATATGATCGATATCTATCAGAGAAATATCAAGCAACAATCCTACTAAAACGAGAAGATCTGCAAAAAGTTCGTTCATTCAAATTGCGAGGCGCTTATTATGCGATTAAAAAGCGCTCGCAAAGCGAACTAGCAGCAGGCGTTGTGTGTGCCAGTGCAGGAAACCATGCTCAAGGAGTTGCGTACACTTGTCGAGAGATTGGTGTCCAAGCCGTAATCTTTATGCCAAGTACAACGCCACAACAAAAAGTATCACAAGTTTCTTTCTTTGGTGGCAATAATGTCACGATTGAATTAGTAGGAGATACCTTCGATGCTTCGGCAGCAGCAGCTAAAGCTTTTGCAAAAGAAAAAGGGATGGCGTTTATTGACCCGTTTGATGATCCCGCGATTATCGCAGGACAAGGAACGTTAGCCGTTGAAATGATGGCTGATGCGTTAGCAGAAAGTTATCAACCTGACTATGTCATTGCAGCTATTGGCGGCGGTGGTTTAATTAGTGGTGTTAGCACGTATGTAAAAGACGTTAGCCCAGTAACTAAAATTATTGGCGTGGAGCCAAAGGGAGCCCCTTCGATGCAAGAGGCTTTTGACTACGGCGCACCTATCGCCTTGGAACAACTCGATAAATTCGTAGATGGAGCAGCTGTAAAAGAAGTCGGACAACTTACCTATCAACATGCGAAAGAATATGTTGATCAGCTGATGACAGTGGACGAAGGATTAGTTTGTTCTACAATTTTAGAATTGTATAGTAAGCAAGCAATTGTCGCAGAACCTGCAGGAGCGTTAAGTGTCGCGGCATTAGAAGCGATACAAGACGAAATTAAAGGGAAAACCGTTATTTGTATCATTAGTGGCGGGAATAATGACATTAATCGTATGGCTGAAATTGAAGAACGTTCATTGATATATCAAGGATTGATGAATTACTTTGTTATCAATTTTCCTCAACGCCCAGGAGCATTGAAAGAATTTGTTAACGATGTATTAGGTCCAGATGATGATATTACTCGTTTTGAATATACGAAAAAAATCAATCGTGGCTCAGGTCCAGTTGTTTTAGGTGTTTTATCAAAAACACGTGAGGATGTACCAAGTTTATTTGAGCGAATTGTTGAATTTGATCCAACATACATTGATTTAAGTGAAAACCAATCGTTATTCACCTTATTAGTCTAATGAAAAAGCAAAATCTTTCGAGATTTTGCTTTTTTCTGCTCTTTAAAGGAAACATGCTATAATATTACATAACAAAGGAGGGAGAAAAATGCAGTTAACTTACCAAAAAACGAAGAAACAAAGTACAATTGTTTATGGCGAAATTTTATCCGCCAGTATTAAACCAGAAATGTTTCAAAATAAACACATTATTGTCGTAACGAATCAACGGTACTACGATCGCTTTTTTGAAAAAATACAACACATTTTTTCTCCCCAACCAATTGATTGGTATGTTTGTAGTAATTTGATCTATGGAAACAACGTTCGGGAATTGATGGATATATTAGATTTTTTAGGGCGTTTTCCACCAAATAAAGAATATTTATTTATCGCTTTTGGAAATGAAGGCGTCATTCAATTGACTGGTTTTGTTCAAAAAACAACAATTTTACCAGGTGACTTTTGGGTGTTACCGACTACGTTACGCGCTTTTGCAGTAGCTATCGTGGAAGATCGTTTCATCTGTAAACAACCAATGGAAATGTTGCTCATTGAAAAGAATTTACCTGAAAAAATCTTTTTAGATCAAACAATTGTTGCTGGACAGAAAGATGGGAAATTAGTTGATTTACAAACGTTCATTCGTATAGGTTTAGTTCATGATTATGCTTTTTTACAAACATTGTTTAAGAACTTTCCGAATAAAAAACAGGTACAAGGAACCTCATTTATGGCGTTTGTCGAACAACTAACGACTAGCTATCAACTAGCTTCAAAAGAAATTGAAGACTTTGGTAAAATTTTTGAAGAAGCTTTTTATCTAACTACCAATGGTCATTTCCTATCAGAGAACATGAAACGTTTTCTAGGAGTAATGTTACATTTGTTTTGGAATCTTGAAATAATTGACTCTTCTTTTCGAATTAAGAATTTTATGATTTGGTTAAAACATTTAGGGTTTCCAATTCTTTTTCCCGAGCAGATTTCGGTTGCTGAATACTTACAAAATGTGTTACATTTACAAAAAAAGTACCCACAGTTGGTGGTTTTGGCAGAAATTGGTACAATAGGAAGAGAGCAATCGATGACTGAAAAGCAGTTGATAAAGGTAATGGAACAGTATCAAAAAATGATTGCAGAGATTTGAGGGAAGAAAATGACATACAGTGAAAAAATGCTTCAAGCATTACAAAATGAAGATTTGGCTGAAGCGCAATTATCTTTAGAAGAAGCATTAAAAAAAGACGATGATGCTATTTTAGCAGAATTAGGCGAAGAATTATTAGCGATTGGCTTTTTAGAAGAGGCGAAAGTTGTTTTTGCAACTTTAAAAGAACGTCAACCGAAAGAAGACGCGTATTATTTACCGCTTGCTGAAATTGCGATTGAGAATAATGAAATTGAAGAAGCTTTTGATTATTTAGAAGCTATTCCAACCACAAGTGACGCGTATCCACAAGCGTTATTGATTACAGCAGATTTGTATCAAGTTTTAGGAATTCCAGAAGTAAGTGAAGCAAAATTAAAAGAAGCTGCTCAGTTACTTCCAGATGAAAATCTGATTCAATTTGCTTTAGCAGAGTTATATTTTTCAATGGATAAGTTTTCTGAAGCAGAAAAAATTTATCGTTCTTTATTACAAGATGAAGAGTTAGATATTACAGGCGTGTCTATGACTGAAAGAATCGGTTCTTCATTAAGTATGCAAGGAAACTTTGAAGACGCAGTATTGTTTTTAGAAGAAGCGTTAGAAGAAGAACAAACAGATGATCGTTTATTCCAAACAGCTTTTGTCTATTTACAATTGAAAGAAAATGAGAAAGCTATTTATTATTTACAACAATTACGTGCATTGAATCCACAATATCAAGCATTGTATTTATATCTAGCAGAAGCGCTACAAGAAGAAGAATTATTAGAAGAAGCACAAGCAGTCATTGAGGAAGGGATTCAAGAAAATCCATTTCAAGTTGACTTTTATCATTTTGCTTCTGAAAATAGTTACCGTCTGCATGATGCTAAAAAAGCAGAAGAATTCTTGGTGAAAGCTTTAGAAACTGGCGAAAAGACTGATGAAACATTATTGACATTAAGTAATTTGTACTTAAATGAAGAAATGTTTGAAGAAGTCATTGATGCAGTTGGTCGTATGGAAGAACAAGAAAATCCATATGCTTTATGGAATTTAGCGCATGCTTATAATGAATTAGAAGAATTTGATTCTGCTGCAAAATACTATGAAGAAGCAAATGATGCGTTACATCATGAACCAGAATTCATGAAAGAATATGGTATTTTCTTACGAGAAGAAGGTCGCCTAGAAGAAGCTAGTCATCTATTGTCTCATTATTTGGCTCATGAACCAGGTGATTTGGAGGTACAGTCTATTTTAGACGATTTATCAGAAAGATAGGGTGAAAAAAATGACCATCAATGTTGCAGATAAAAAACGTTTTTTAAATTGGTTAGTGTCACATGAGTCTTTTTCACGACGAGAAGTTTCTTGGATTTTGAATTATTTAACGAATCACGAGACGATATTGAAAAATGTTCATTTTGTTGAAATTGCTGATAAAACGCCTCGCGGAATTTGTGTGCAAACAACGACTATTGAAGGTGAGGCGATGTCCTTATTTTTAGAAGGGAAAGTCTTTACTGATAGTGATCAAATTTTCCATGAAATTCGTTTGAATTGGAAAAATCCGTTATACTTAGAATGTCGTTTTAATCGTTCATGGGAAAATGAATTCTTTTTGGCTGTTTTAGAAGACAATCCTTATCATCGTTGGAACGAAACCTTAGATGCTGACGTTGTTTCTAAGGTAGAGGAATATTTTTTTAAAGAAGATGTAGAGATGAAAATTGCCGATTTATATAGACAAATCGATCAAGCCTTAGAAAATGATAATCACGAATTGTTTCTACAATTATCTGCCGAGGTTAATCAGCTATTAGAAAAGAAAGCATTAGTGACTGAATAAAAAAGATCCAAGGACAATTTTTAGGGCTCTTTGTCAATAAGGACTGATGAAGAGGAATTTTATAAATCAGAGTAAGTAGAGAAATCGTCTTACTCTGATTTTTTTGTTATTTTACAATAATCAACTGATTCATCATAAAAATTCTCGTTCTCATATTGTCAAAGGATTTAAATCCATAACTCACTCGCTTCAGTGTTTTGATGTGTGTATTTTTAGCTTCTATTTTTCCGTTAGAATAAGGATATACCATGGCATTTCGTATGCCTTCTTCATACTTAGTTAGTCCTTGGAGTTTTATATTATGGAAGCATTCATAAGTTTCTTTTAAAGCTGGTGAGTAATTCAATAAACGATCGATCATCATAGCTTCTGTTAAATATGGATATTTAGGTGCACGAAAACTTCGCCATGTTTTATATTCTGTATGTTGGATTAAGCTTCTATTTTTTGTGAGATAACGCCAATTTGCTTTTAATTTAAAGTAGGCTTCTTTATTTTTCGTCACAGCGATTCGCTTCATTTCTTTAACTCTAAAATCCTGAAAGGATTTATTTAAATGTTTTATGATGTGAAATCGATCGATGACTACTTTCGCATTTGGAAAGACACGTTTCGTTAATTGGTCGTAAGCTGCATTCATATCCGTTACGAGATAACGGACATTCATTCGAGAAGGGTTTTCCATAAAATAGTGTGTTAATTTGTTTAATTTCCTCTTTGGTAAAATATCCACGAGTTTTCCCGTTTCCCCATCTGCACAAATAAAACTCATTTTATCTTCTAAAGAAGCGTGAGAACGAAATTCATCCACCATTAATACACTAGGCAAACTAGATGTGTTAGGATTTGGAATATAAGTGCGTAATCCTTTCAGGATTCGAATCACTGTGGTGATAGAAACATGACAAAGTTTAGCAATCAACGTAAGTGAGCATTTTTCTTTTAATAAATCGATAACTTTGAATTTTACATGATAGCCAATCGAACAACGTTTTTCAACTAAAGAACTTTGGGCAGTCCAGTTACTTGAACATTCTTTACACTTGTATCGCTGTTTAAATATCTTGATAATTGTTGGAAGATGATTGTATTGATCTAATCGTACACGTACACATTTTTTTCCATTCTTCACAATTGAAAGCTTTCCGAACTGATTTTGAGCTGTACATCCACAATTTGGACAGCTCTTTTGATAAGGAGAACAAGTAGCCTCAATGACGATTGTTTGTCTATTTTTGATAGTTTCGTAAGAAACATGGATAATTTTTAAAGAAGGGTCTGTAATTCTTAGCATTTTTTTGATATGATTATTCATAAGACATACTCCTTTCTCTTGTTTATTTTGTAGTGATTTAATCATACAGGAAGTGGGTATGTTTTTTAATACCTAAAATTACAAATGGACTGATGAATTGAATTCAATTCATCAGTCCATTAAATTATAGAGCCATTTTTAGTTGTTCTTGGATCTTTTTGTTCTTTTTCATGATAAAATAAAGTAATAAAAAAATACACTAGTGTTGCATTAAAAATTGTACTATTCCATGAAACAAAAAAATTCTTTATACTAGCACTTGGATGACTTATCCAAGACCAATACAAAGAACCACAATGTGGATAAGTATAAAACAAATTCTGCATTTAATAAATGGTTTTCTGCCATAAATTTAGAAAATCTTTCTGTTTGTGCTAAACAATTCATTGTCAATTACAATTCATATCGGAAAAAACTCTCTTTTGAAGCGGTTCTGAAGCTCTTTCTCTACGCCATTAACGAAGAAAAAGAAAGCTTACGTGATTTGAGTACCTCTCTAATCAACGAATCACTTCAGCTAGAAACTGATGTGACAACTATCAGTCATACTCAATTATCGCGTGCATTTAATGCCCTTGATTCAAGCGTGTTAGAAGAAATCTTCCAACGGCTTTTAGAAAAAGTCCACTATCAGACAAGACCAACGAAACGAAACAGTCTGTATCTGATTGATTCCAGTACCTTTTCTCTCAGTTTGAAACGTCATAAGTGGGCGACTTTTCGCCAAACAAAATCAGGTGTTAAGTTACACTTAAACTACTGTTATATGGACGATACTACGATGTATCCCACTGATTTTACCTTAACGAATGCCCGTGAACATGATGTCAATCAACTGCCCTTGCTGGTGAATAAACCTGAAGCGACCTACGTTTTTGATCGTGGCTACTTGGATTTTGAAAAGATGGACCAGATGCATTGGGATGGCTACTTCTTCGTTACACGTATCAAGAAAAACACCACTGTTCGCTTGATTGAAACCTTGGAAAAATCACCCGAAAAAGAAATTCTACGAGATGAATCGGTTCGTTTGGGTTCTAAAGCGTATGTGACAACGCTGCTTCGTTTGGTCACCGTTCAAGATGACACAGGACGAGTGTTTCAATTTATTACTAATCGAATGGACTGCACGTCAAAAGAAATAGCGGACATGTATCACGCTCGGTGGCAAATCGAATTGTTTTTCAAACACATCAAACAACACATGACCAGTAAAACCTTCTTTTCTCAAAGTGAACAGGGCGTGCAGAATCAATTGATTCTAACGATGATTTCTGCACTGCTCACGTTTCTCATCAAATTGGAAACAAAGACAGTAAAATCGGTGTTTCAGATCAAACGATTCTTTCGATATTTACTCTTTCAACCAGTTGAATGTTGGTTAGAAAAGTTAATTCCCACATGAGAAATAAGAAAAATAGCTCGTTACTTTTGGTTTTCAGTTGAATAACAGCTAAAAAATTCTGGAAAAAGTCATCCTCTGCGTCAGCACAGCTTCTTTTGACCTATTTCCAGAGAAAGTGGTTTTCAGAATATTCTGAAAGGTTTTTATGCAACACTAGTGATTATGAACAAATCAATCAATTAGTCAATCAACGATTAGGAGGTTTGCATTCGGCCAAGATTCTTTTAGCTAGTGTTGATTTTGATGAGATCGAAAAACTGCAATCACAAAATGAATGGGAAAAAAGTGGTCAAATACTTGGAGAAGTTGCTAAGAGTTTGGAAAAAGCAGGAGCAGAATTTTTTTTAATTTGTACCAATACCATGCATAAGGTCGCAGACCAGGTCCAAGAGGCGGTAACAATCCCTATGCTGCATATCGCAGACGCAACAATCAAAGAATTGAATCAAAACAAAATTACCAAAGTGGGATTGTTAGGAACCAAATATACGATGCAGCAAGACTTTTACAAGCAACGAATCCTTGCTTCTAATATTGAGGTACTTGTGCCTGAGTCGGAAGATATAGAGAAGATCAATCAAGTGATTTTCAATGAACTTGTCTTAGGTGAGATTACTCCCGAGTCCAAACAAGAGTATCAAATCATTATTGAAAAATTGATCGCAGCTGGTGCACAGGGAATCATCCTCGGATGTACAGAAATCGGTTTGTTGATCCAGCAGGATGACGTGACGATCCCGATTTTTGACAAGACAGTGATCCACTCAAAAGCAGCAGTGGATTATGCTTTAAATGATTCGGAGCAACTAAACTAGTGAGCCTGTTTGTAATCGCTAAACAAAAGAAATGTTAGCAAAATATTTCTTTTATTTACCACTCTTTTCATATTTGTTGTTGACATTGAATTGTTTCTAAGGTAAATTACTTTTTAAGCAAATAAAATAATTCGTCTGTTGAAGAGAAGAGTAGTTTTGTCGATCTTTTTAGAGAGGTTCTGGTTGGTGAAAAGAACTAAGGGAGAGAAGCGAAGATGGTCTCTGAGGATAATCCATCGATAGGTAGGTGGGTTCGGTCTGGCCGACCGTTAACATGGACACCATTTCTTATAGATGATGAGATGGGTTAAGGAAAGCTGATGCTTTCAAATAAAGGTGGTACCACGGTTATACGTCCTTTTGTCAACTCGTTGACAAAAGGACTTTTTTTATTTTATTTGATAAATAATCAAATAGACAATACAAATAGGAAAATAAAAGGAGCGATTGAGATGAAAAAGGGTTGGAAAAAAATTATCGGTTTAAGTTTATTAGGTGCAGTGTTTCTAGGTTTGGCAGCTTGTGGAAATAGCGGTGATACTTCAGAGACAGGAGCTGCTGAAGGTGGCAATGAAGAACCAAAAACGATTGTTGTAGGTGCCGGAGCAACACCGCACGCAGAAATTTTAGAAGATGTGAAAGGTCGTTTGGCTGAAGAGGGTTACGATTTAGAGATCAAAGTGTTTGACGATTTTGTATTGCCAAATACAGCATTAGCAGATGGCGATCTAGACATCAATTTGTACCAGCACGAGCCGTTTTTGATCAATTTCAACGAAGAGCATGATACAGATCTGGTTGTTGCAGGCGATACGAAATACTATTTCTTGCCTTTAGGTATCTATCCTGGACAAACATCTTCTTTGGATGAACTGGCAGACGGCGCAAAAGTTTCAATTCCGAATGATGCAACTAATGGGGGCCGTGCCTTACTGTTGTTACAGGATGCAGGATTAATCCAATTAAAAGAGGACGCAGACATTACGGCAACAGTGAGTGATATAGTAGAAAATCCTAAAAATTTGGAACTTGTTGAACTAGATGCTGCTCAAGTTGTTCGTTCTCTGGATGATGTGGATATTGCTGTCATCAATGCCAACTACGTTTTAGGTTCTGACTTGAGTGTCAATGAGGATACATTGCTGACTGAAGCGAAGGATTCACAAGCCGCAGAAACCTATGCTTGTGTAGCAGCTGTTAAAGACGGTGCCCAAGACGATGAAGCGATCCAAGCATTTCTTGCAGCTTTAGGATCTGATGAAACAAGAGAATTTATCGAAGAAACCTATCAAGGAGCGGTCATTCCAGTATTTTAATCAAGCTCTTGAAAAACGCCGAGAAGTTTTCGGCGTTTTTTTTTTTTTATGTGTATTGAAAACCCCTGGCTAAGCCGGGGGTTCCAAAGAGCTTCCAGCGAGGTATTAAAAAAGCCTCCCAAAAATGATAAGATGAAATTGGTTTCCCGACCACCACATCCATCAATTTAGGAGGTGCCTATTATGAAAAAGGCTAATGAAAGTTTATCACACACGACATGGAAATGTAAGTACCACATTGTTTTTGCACCAAAATATAGACGACAAGTGATTTATGGAAAGTATAAGAAAAGTATAGGTGAGATCATCCGAACATTATGTGAAAGAAAAGGAGTGGAGATCATCGAAGCAAATGCGTGCAAAGATCATATCCACTTACTCGTAAGTATCCCACCAAAATATAGTGTATCAGGTTTTGTAGGCTATTTAAAAGGCAAGAGTAGCTTAATGATTTTTGACAGACATGCGAATTTGAAGTATCGGTATGGGAACCGAAAATTTTGGTGTAGAGGGTATTACGTGGATACAGTAGGAAGAAATAAGAAGCAGATCGAAGAATACATTCGGAATCAAGTACAAGAAGATTATGTAGCAGATCAGCTAACATTGTTTGAAGAGTATGATCCGTTTACAGGACAAAAAAACAAGAAGAAGTGAAAGAGATTCTTTAAGGATCAGTGAGTAAAAGTGGTGCAAGTGGGAAACCGTTCAGGAAGCCTTTTAGGCTATGGCCGGTAAAAGAGGCTTTCAGCCGAAGAACAAACCTCCAGTTCACACTGGAGGTTTTGATTGAGAAAAAATAGCATGACTACGAATGACCAATCAATGAATAATCGATCATGACCAAAATACCGAAAGTTCAGAACTAGCTATTTTATTTACTTGAGACGATAACAAGAAAAATCAGTCAGTTTTCCCAGTAATCAAAAAAATTTTATTTATTGTTATTTATAAATTTTTTCACTAGTGTTGCATAAAAACCTTTCAGAATATTCTGAAAACCACTTTCTCTGGAAATAGGTCAAAAGAAGCTGTGCTGACGCAGAGGATGACTTTTTCCAGAATTTTTTAGCTGTTATTCAACTGAAAACCAAAAGTAACGAGCTATTTTTCTTATTTCTCATGTGGGAATTAACTTTTCTAACCAACATTCAACTGGTTGAAAGAGTAAATATCGAAAGAATCGTTTGATCTGAAACACCGATTTTACTGTCTTTGTTTCCAATTTGATGAGAAACGTGAGCAGTGCAGAAATCATCGTTAGAATCAATTGATTCTGCACGCCCTGTTCACTTTGAGAAAAGAAGGTTTTACTGGTCATGTGTTGTTTGATGTGTTTGAAAAACAATTCGATTTGCCACCGAGCGTGATACATGTCCGCTATTTCTTTTGACGTGCAGTCCATTCGATTAGTAATAAATTGAAACACTCGTCCTGTGTCATCTTGAACGGTGACCAAACGAAGCAGCGTTGTCACATACGCTTTAGAACCCAAACGAACCGATTCATCTCGTAGAATTTCTTTTTCGGGTGATTTTTCCAAGGTTTCAATCAAGCGAACAGTGGTGTTTTTCTTGATACGTGTAACGAAGAAGTAGCCATCCCAATGCATCTGGTCCATCTTTTCAAAATCCAAGTAGCCACGATCAAAAACGTAGGTCGCTTCAGGTTTATTCACCAGCAAGGGCAGTTGATTGACATCATGTTCACGGGCATTCGTTAAGGTAAAATCAGTGGGATACATCGTAGTATCGTCCATATAACAGTAGTTTAAGTGTAACTTAACACCTGATTTTGTTTGGCGAAAAGTCGCCCACTTATGACGTTTCAAACTGAGAGAAAAGGTACTGGAATCAATCAGATACAGACTGTTTCGTTTCGTTGGTCTTGTCTGATAGTGGACTTTTTCTAAAAGCCGTTGGAAGATTTCTTCTAACACGCTTGAATCAAGGGCATTAAATGCACGCGATAATTGAGTATGACTGATAGTTGTCACATCAGTTTCTAGCTGAAGTGATTCGTTGATTAGAGAGGTACTCAAATCACGTAAGCTTTCTTTTTCTTCGTTAATGGCGTAGAGAAAGAGCTTCAGAACCGCTTCAAAAGAGAGTTTTTTCCGATATGAATTGTAATTGACAATGAATTGTTTAGCACAAACAGAAAGATTTTCTAAATTTATGGCAGAA
This window encodes:
- the ilvN gene encoding acetolactate synthase small subunit translates to MRRIITAIVYNKSGVLSRITSVLNRRQVNIESISVGVVEAEISRMTIVINVNTLSEAEQVTKQLNKQIEVVKVSDITDDPHIERELALIQVNAPMSIRSEIQAVIAPFRADIVDVAQKTIIIQVVGTHDKIDAFIDVLRPYGIKQLARTGITGIKRG
- the ilvC gene encoding ketol-acid reductoisomerase — its product is MVKVYYEDAVVENALEGKTIAVVGYGSQGHAHAQNLRDNGHQVIIGIREGKSAEAAREDGFDVFEVSEAAKQAEVIMILAPDEIQGSLYEKEIAPNLEAGNSLVFAHGFNIHFDVITPPADVDVFLVAPKGPGHLVRRTFADGFAVPALFAVYQDATGKAKETALSYAQGIGATRVGVLETTFKEETETDLFGEQAVLCGGLTSLIEAGFETLVEAGYQPELAYFEVCHEMKLIIDLIYEGGFAKMRDSISNTAEYGDYVSGPRVITEVAKANMKEVLTDIQNGTFANNFVKDNENGFPEFKKMRAERAGHQIEAVGAELRKMMPFVKTID
- the ilvA gene encoding threonine ammonia-lyase IlvA is translated as MGLVTRNDVDQAYQLLKSAVAHTPLQYDRYLSEKYQATILLKREDLQKVRSFKLRGAYYAIKKRSQSELAAGVVCASAGNHAQGVAYTCREIGVQAVIFMPSTTPQQKVSQVSFFGGNNVTIELVGDTFDASAAAAKAFAKEKGMAFIDPFDDPAIIAGQGTLAVEMMADALAESYQPDYVIAAIGGGGLISGVSTYVKDVSPVTKIIGVEPKGAPSMQEAFDYGAPIALEQLDKFVDGAAVKEVGQLTYQHAKEYVDQLMTVDEGLVCSTILELYSKQAIVAEPAGALSVAALEAIQDEIKGKTVICIISGGNNDINRMAEIEERSLIYQGLMNYFVINFPQRPGALKEFVNDVLGPDDDITRFEYTKKINRGSGPVVLGVLSKTREDVPSLFERIVEFDPTYIDLSENQSLFTLLV
- a CDS encoding tetratricopeptide repeat protein codes for the protein MTYSEKMLQALQNEDLAEAQLSLEEALKKDDDAILAELGEELLAIGFLEEAKVVFATLKERQPKEDAYYLPLAEIAIENNEIEEAFDYLEAIPTTSDAYPQALLITADLYQVLGIPEVSEAKLKEAAQLLPDENLIQFALAELYFSMDKFSEAEKIYRSLLQDEELDITGVSMTERIGSSLSMQGNFEDAVLFLEEALEEEQTDDRLFQTAFVYLQLKENEKAIYYLQQLRALNPQYQALYLYLAEALQEEELLEEAQAVIEEGIQENPFQVDFYHFASENSYRLHDAKKAEEFLVKALETGEKTDETLLTLSNLYLNEEMFEEVIDAVGRMEEQENPYALWNLAHAYNELEEFDSAAKYYEEANDALHHEPEFMKEYGIFLREEGRLEEASHLLSHYLAHEPGDLEVQSILDDLSER
- a CDS encoding YpiB family protein codes for the protein MTINVADKKRFLNWLVSHESFSRREVSWILNYLTNHETILKNVHFVEIADKTPRGICVQTTTIEGEAMSLFLEGKVFTDSDQIFHEIRLNWKNPLYLECRFNRSWENEFFLAVLEDNPYHRWNETLDADVVSKVEEYFFKEDVEMKIADLYRQIDQALENDNHELFLQLSAEVNQLLEKKALVTE
- a CDS encoding ISL3 family transposase gives rise to the protein MNNHIKKMLRITDPSLKIIHVSYETIKNRQTIVIEATCSPYQKSCPNCGCTAQNQFGKLSIVKNGKKCVRVRLDQYNHLPTIIKIFKQRYKCKECSSNWTAQSSLVEKRCSIGYHVKFKVIDLLKEKCSLTLIAKLCHVSITTVIRILKGLRTYIPNPNTSSLPSVLMVDEFRSHASLEDKMSFICADGETGKLVDILPKRKLNKLTHYFMENPSRMNVRYLVTDMNAAYDQLTKRVFPNAKVVIDRFHIIKHLNKSFQDFRVKEMKRIAVTKNKEAYFKLKANWRYLTKNRSLIQHTEYKTWRSFRAPKYPYLTEAMMIDRLLNYSPALKETYECFHNIKLQGLTKYEEGIRNAMVYPYSNGKIEAKNTHIKTLKRVSYGFKSFDNMRTRIFMMNQLIIVK
- a CDS encoding IS4 family transposase, which gives rise to MDKYKTNSAFNKWFSAINLENLSVCAKQFIVNYNSYRKKLSFEAVLKLFLYAINEEKESLRDLSTSLINESLQLETDVTTISHTQLSRAFNALDSSVLEEIFQRLLEKVHYQTRPTKRNSLYLIDSSTFSLSLKRHKWATFRQTKSGVKLHLNYCYMDDTTMYPTDFTLTNAREHDVNQLPLLVNKPEATYVFDRGYLDFEKMDQMHWDGYFFVTRIKKNTTVRLIETLEKSPEKEILRDESVRLGSKAYVTTLLRLVTVQDDTGRVFQFITNRMDCTSKEIADMYHARWQIELFFKHIKQHMTSKTFFSQSEQGVQNQLILTMISALLTFLIKLETKTVKSVFQIKRFFRYLLFQPVECWLEKLIPT
- a CDS encoding aspartate/glutamate racemase family protein, translated to MTYFQRKWFSEYSERFLCNTSDYEQINQLVNQRLGGLHSAKILLASVDFDEIEKLQSQNEWEKSGQILGEVAKSLEKAGAEFFLICTNTMHKVADQVQEAVTIPMLHIADATIKELNQNKITKVGLLGTKYTMQQDFYKQRILASNIEVLVPESEDIEKINQVIFNELVLGEITPESKQEYQIIIEKLIAAGAQGIILGCTEIGLLIQQDDVTIPIFDKTVIHSKAAVDYALNDSEQLN